In the genome of Candidatus Reidiella endopervernicosa, one region contains:
- a CDS encoding RICIN domain-containing protein: MGVNNALDMTQPTGPETALKFKATDNGYYRITNLGLGDKHSLENDSQKLIIGPTRKYSGQLWKLKQMGNGNYRLTNMYKSRHSAQTRYYKVLDTDKTPSCPSG; encoded by the coding sequence GTGGGGGTAAATAATGCGTTGGACATGACTCAACCAACCGGGCCAGAAACAGCTTTGAAATTCAAAGCCACCGATAATGGCTATTATCGAATCACCAATCTCGGCCTCGGCGACAAGCACTCACTGGAGAACGACAGCCAGAAGCTGATTATCGGCCCCACCAGAAAATACAGTGGCCAGTTATGGAAACTGAAACAAATGGGTAATGGCAACTATCGCCTGACCAACATGTACAAGTCCAGACACAGTGCCCAGACCAGATACTATAAGGTGCTGGATACCGATAAAACTCCCTCATGCCCCTCTGGTTAA